ggaggacaGGCGGGAATAAAATAGTGCTAGCAAACGGTTGTCTGCTATCCTAGTTTCTCTCTGGtgcatttaaaaagtttattttgttCAGACTTCACCAAGTGTGCTTAATTGTGGTTGAGACAAATTCTTGCTCTCCATATTCCCAAGTGTCTGTTGCCCTGGTGTCAATAAACTGGGTCAAGTAGTTTTTTCCCATTCTTGACAAGGGTAAAATGTGTTGAGCTGTatatcctgtgcatgtttactctgaagtctGCTCTACTTATTTCGAGGGGATTGCTCCCAAGGAACATCAGAATCctaagtctactcagaagtaaaacttATTGAATTCACTGGAGCATAAGTGAATGCTGGTAAGTGGGGGTTAGGATCACAGCATaagggcataggattgcagcttcaaaTAATATACTTACGGAATTCAACAGCACAAATAAGCTACACCAATGAAAAGCAGATTGGTTTCAGGACATAGTTTTTAGCAATTATTTTTTATGGTATTTAAGAGCTTTATCAGAACCTTTTGAGCACCAGACAACATACAGTTTAAGAACTCAAGAAGTACAGTAATTAAGGGATTAACTTTCCTACTTTCTCAGGGTTGAGCTTGAGcatatacagaaggtcccagattcagacCTGGCAACTGGACGTAGGGTTAGAAAATGCTGTTCTCCGAAaccagagctatttttctagCTCAGTATAGCCTATAAAATGATTGGCACCAGCTTTCTGAAATCAGAGTTTCAGAAATAATTTCAAATTTCAGTATTTACATTTGAACCTAGTTTTGACACTGAATTTGCAGCTTCAGCTATTCAGAAGTCTGGTGCTTTCATCAGAGATGAAATGCTTGCTTTAATTATGTTACAACTTATGTGTAATTTATAAATTTTACCTGTATTAATGGTATAGATTTACATTTtaatagttgttttttaaaagtatgtgtTATGTTTCCTCAGGACTCTCAACCCAACCTATATGGTGCAAGCTCTGGTTTGACATAATGAAAACAAGGCCTTCTAGATTAGAGGTAGGTTAAGGAGGCAAACCACAAAGCTGACATACCTGAGACGACCAGGTTGCCCACCTTCATGGCTAAATGGATTTTATATCTGACAACCGTGATGATCCTTTGGATCAATCTTAACTACCGTAGTTTCAATTAGATGTACTCCAAAATATGTGTAAACGGGAATGcaatctaaaccaggggtggggaaccttttcagtCCAAGGACCACATTCTGTTGTAGACagtcttccaggggccacatgccactggCAATATTTCCACCAGAGCAAGAGAATCGGGAAGGGGAGAACTGGCAGCTGTTCTTGGTGGCCATTCCCCAAGGGAAAGGCCAGCAGGGCAGGGTGTGTTGGATGTGGTTGCTGCAAGATATAAGGGCAGGGGAGGAGCTCCCTGGAAATGTCTGCTGGCTGTATGAAATTaagtgggatggggggggcacaTCTGGGCCCAGAGCAGAAGATCCTAGCCCCTACAATAGATAGTTCCAGTTTGTGGAAAGCAGAGTAAACGAGAAGTTTGCCTCTCAAGTTGGGGTCACACTAAGGAATTAAAGAGAAGGGCTTGATGAACACATGCAATTTGTTTACTAAGATTATTAGGAGCCCAGGACCTCTGTTGCCTTCTAATTAATGTATGGTTTGGACTGTCAGAAGCTCACACAATTTTGTAACCTAACTGCAGTGAGAATGTGATTTACAGGCACTCCTGTAAATCTAGGTCTTAGATtccattttgtttttactttaaaatacttAATAAGATTTCctttttcctgtaaataatatGAGGTTCTCACTGAAGTAGTAAACCTGTACCTAGGCCACACTACTTCAGACTAGAATGAATGCTTCTCCATATGAAAACATCCTCACCCACAGATAGATGCCAGGGAGAAGAATTTGAGCATAGCTTTTTCTCAGACATGAGTGTTTTCGATCTGCAAGGATCCCCCCTATGTATACCATCacatgatcccccccccacaaacaccttTAGTATGTACATCAGCAGGAACTGTGATGTAAGCCACTGTGGTGCAAGGAATTTATCACAGTTTGGTTCAATTTGATTGCAGAGCATCAAGTGTTGGAGGAAGAAGTTCATTGAAACTTTCTTCTCAAATGTGCTGCGTGGCATCCTGGATGTGTCTTTACACCAGCGCCTCAATGACCCTTCCTTTTTGCCCCTGCTGCACACTTCACGACATGTTACCCAGCTTACCATCTACAACATGCTTGAGGGAGTGTCAGAGCTGATGGCCAAACATAATCAGAGCGTCCTAGAAAACTTGGCCGTCTCCCTCACATCCCTGACATTCCGTCACCTCCTCTCCTCCAGTCTGTCTACTAGGCAACAGTTGAGTTTGTTCCTTCATCGCCTAATTCATCATGGGGCTGTGAACCACCTCTCTATGTATTCTTGGCCTGACCCTGACCCAGCACTTTTAGCCCTCATTCTGAAAATGAGTGCTGGGGTTTGGCACCCTGGAAAAACACTGCTGGACCAAGGAAACCTTTGCCATCTGTGCAGAGAGAAATGTGTTGACCAGAGCCAAAAGCTAGATGAAGAACCTTGCGGTTCAAGGCCGCTATTTCAGAGATCAGAAAGTGGCCAGCATAATAATAGTAATCTGAGGAATGAGAAACTGTTACCTAGCGTACCTCAAGAATCTCTTCTGAGCTTTCAAGATGCAGTAGAGTTGGCCAGAACTAGCAGTGAAACTCTAAAAGCCCCGGTGGGATGCAGATTGGGTTGCAATTCTAGGCAAAGCAAAATGCAGCAGAGCTCATGTTCAGAAAGTTATAGTGCTGAAGAGGGACCTGTCACTTTTATCCCAGCAAAAACATTTCAAGATGTCCCTACTTTGGAAAAATATCAAAAGAGGCGTAAAGCTGTAAGAGCAAAAAAGCGCAGCTGCCATCAGAGAAGCAGCAAAGTCCCTGCAGAGTCAGAGGACCTTTACGACTTTGTCTTTGCGATTgcgagggaagaggaggagaatacACCGTGTAGCGAAAGAAGGAATGCCAAGGAGGAAGGAAGCCTTGCTAGCTGTTCCCGTCTCTCAGAAGAGGCTGCCGGTAGTTCTGGTACGGTTTGCACAGAGGGAACCCGATCTGCCGGGATTCCTTCTCTGAAAACAACGGGTCATTTCCGAAGTGTGTCCACACTGGAAGTGTTCTCCATCTCTCTGACCAGGAACACATGCCAGATGCTGGGGAACCTGCTGAGCTCTTGGGTGTCTTTAGAAAAACTTGTTCTGTCTTTGAATGGTGAGTAAGAAACCAAACATTTGTCTTCGGGTGTTTTTAGCaaagcagaagcagctttctttctttcttttgagagCCACATTGACCCATAGTTTAGGGTGTATCAAAATGAATTGTAAGCCAAGTgtcaaggagggggggggcatggcaaCAACTTCATTTCTTAAGGCTCCTTTCCTAAAGACTTCCCCATCAGTTTTGCTATCctgttttaaatagttttgtaTCATTCATTATTCAGTTCAGATGAtgagaataataaataaaattattttatgtattcatttctttaaaattatGCACCACCTGGGTTGTagaaagaaaacctcaaagcagtttacaaaatgtaATGGACAGATATGGGTAAGGCCTTGTAGGGGCGCAAAAAACCTTTTGGGATCAAATATCATAGTGGGGTACCTACAGGAGTAATCAGTaaaaagctttcattttttaaaaaaaacaaagccctattattatgtttttaaaaacttaaataGAAAATGGGAAGTTTGAGAAACACAAAAACCCTTTTTACTTCATGGCATCATAGCAGGGGACTCACTGGAGCAGTCAATAATCCATTCTTTTTAATGACAACTTTGGGAGTGGGGGGCTTATGGACCACAAAAACCTTCAGGGGGTGATATGTGATGTAATAATCTTGCTGTGTGTTTTCACTGCCTACTTCTGCCTCTTAAAATGTGTTTTCCAGGCCTGGGCCCCGGCATCTTCAGTATCCTCTCTGGGCTCCGGGCCCTGTCTCGCCACAGCGATTACCGCCTCCGTGTGGTGCGCATCAGTGACATGTTCTCGCATGTCCCCTGCATGAATCTTGTTCATGCTTTCCTGAGTGCTGTGCCTTTGCTTCAGACCCTCTTGGTCAGCTTTGATCTCAAAACCGCAACAGAGCGGGGCAGGCCGGAAGAGAGCTGGGACTCGTCACCCTTTGAAGAAGAGATTCCAGGTAACGCACTGACCAGTTCCGGACAAACATTTTATCATTCGCTTTCCTTTCCTGCATATGTGAGAtcatttaatttttcatttatgCACTGCAGTGGCCGCCTTGTCACTTCAAATTTGCTGCTTATCTTGCAGCCTCTTTTTAAGGATGTGTTTGCTCCTGCCCTGTAGCAGAGCATTTCTTTTCTGTACTGTCTGCACAGTCAATGCAGTGGATGCAAACTGCTCCTGATTGTTTTGGTACAACAGGACCTCCTGAGATAGAACACCTTGGCCTGCTAGAGGAAGCGAATGATGTTAGTGATGCAGCCCGATTTGGAATCTGATTCTAAGTCTTCTTACCTAGGTACAtttcaaatcccatcagtcccagtcagcatggccaatggtcagatacaatgttgttgtagtccaacatgtgGACAGGTTCCTTACCACTGCTTCAAACCATGGTGTGGTGGCTCAGGAAAAAGCCAGCTTGCGTCCTCCCACTTTCCCTCACTTTATGTGCCTTAATTCATTACTTCCTACATTGTTGTTGTCCATCCTCCTGATCTAGAGAGCCATTTGGAACACCTTGAAATCAGATTCCCTAGAGAGCCTCTTCAGACAAGTCTCCTGGTGCCTGTGTTGAAGGCCTCAAGGTCTCTCCAGAGCCTCTCTCTAGACAGCGTTGCAATTTCCTGTCCTCAAGAAGTTGGGCTTCTCCTACAGGCACTCAAAGGTATGATGGAAGCAATTTTGCCCGTTCCACAGCTGCTCAGCAGTGGTAGCAATTTGCCAGGAGATAATAACATCTTTGGCCCTCAGTCAGCGAAGCATACAAGATTATTGTGTGAACTGCAGGCAGAGCTAAACTAGTATAAAGCATTCTTTTCAAGATCTTCAACATACATGCTGCTAAACAGAAAAACCTTAAGCAGCAGGGGCCCGGTGTTTTCTCTTAAGAGCCTGTTTCTCTTGCAGAGTACAGTCCAAGCCTGAAGAAGCTAAGCTTTCATGATGTCAACCTTTCTGGCCACTCAAAAGAagtcctgctgctgctacagGACCCCATTCTTCAAGGTACATTAAATGCACTTGCCTTCTCCAAACTGGTATTGGCCCTTATCAACGACCACCGTTGCACGCAGTCAAGGAGATTTCTGCAGAGGCCTGTAAGTTTTGTGGTCATCCTGTTTCAAAAGCTGTGTCGTTTCAATTTAATAGTTTTGTAAAGAGCTGGATTTTGCCTCAAACTCCATATAGCTCTGAAGTTCTACCTGATGGAGGTTGAGTGGTGTCAGAAAAAGAAGCCTAGCACATTGTGACGGGAAAGTTACTTCACACCTAAGGAGGTGTATGCAAAAGGGATGTAAAGCTTAGAGATAAAGGAAAAGAGTGCTTATATACACTGTCCATTAGTATATCCTTAAGTCTCCTTACTGGATTATCACTGTGGTGCTGCCTTCATTGGGCTATGCATGCAGTGAATCTAATTTCAAACCATAGACAGGAGGAATATCTTCATTTTTCTCTTGCAATAGAAATCACCTTTTCATTCTGTCGGCTGTTTGAAAACTGCACTGCTGAGCTCCTGTCCGAAATAATAAACGTTGTGAAGAAGAACTCAACACTGAAGAGCCTCAGACTCCCTGGAAATAGGCTGGGTACGTACAGCAACGATCCTGGAATGTTTCCACCTTTCTGGGGAGGGATGCTATGCTATCAAGAATGTTGGTACTTTTGCCCCCTCTCCTTCAAGCCCAACTAGCATAGGCTGAGGACTTCAGGCACAACTATTTTTGACACATGTAGCCTCTTGCTTACCAAAATTCAGGCCACACTAAGTCGGTAAAGGTTGTCCAGGGCACTCTTTGTCCTTTTCCTGTTCACCTGTCCAACTATCTACCCTTTCTAACTTGGTTCCTGAATGCTAAATCCTTCAATATCTGGGGGCTTTTATGTTGCGTGTTTAAATCATTGTCCAATTTCAGAATGATCTGTAACAGAAATGATGCTGAATTATGTCTGCTGTAAGGTTAgtctacacatgcagcagaaaTAAGTGGAAGAATTCAGTGGAGTAATCCTCACTCCAGGAGTGATGCTTCATGAGAAGTATTAGACTCACTACTGCACCCTTTCAGGGCACTACAGAAGGCTAATGGAAAGCCACGCTTTACTGGCCTTGATCATTTGAAATAGAGGATTAAGAATAGACTAACTTGCACTGAGACTTTGCGAATGAGTGCCAAAGGTAAGTATGTGTTCTCACGTAGCATGAGATTAAACAGCCAGTGCTTAGGTAGCTATGTAAGGAATAGGAGCCAGAATAGAGAATTCAACTTCATTCTTCAATGAGTGGTAGAATGGGTTGCACCACTTCAGATCGCACATAGGAGCCTCATTTTAAAACCCTGCCTGGCAAGGACAAGCTGGGTCAGAACTTTAATCACCAGTGTGATGGGGGTTTATTAGCATGTTTCCATGGCAGAATATTAAACATTGTATGTCCCTAATCTCCTGCCTGAAGCGGTGCAGTCTACTATGGCATTGTGCTGCGTGAGTAGACTAGGCCTGAGTGCTGCTGCTTCACCATTTACCACTTGCAATTATGTGCTTTATATATCCCCTAACATTCATAGTTCGCTTTCTTCCACCCCTCATTATTAGGAAATCACAGGCTTGTTGCATTGGCTGACATTTTTTCTGAAGATTCCTCATCTTCCATCTGTCATCTGGATTTAAGGTAGGTTCCACTTCCTCTGAACAGAGCcctgttggggagggggcatgggggAAAGAGCGGTATGTCTGTACTAGGATCAAATGCTCAAtcatattttcattcattcaccaGTTACTTTTAAAGAAAGGTGTCCAGGTCGAAGGAAAATGACTCTTCCTAGTACACTTTTCTGAAGTTGATGCTGGGAAGTATTTATACTTGAGTACTTGAACAATTGTTCATTGTCTAATTCATAGTAATATGAAACCAAGTGTTTTCTGAGCGTAGTTACTGTGATGGGGGAAGAACCATTATTCTATACAAATGTCACCTGCAAACAGCAATGGACTAGTCTAACCCTATTTTCCTACAGCTCGAACTGTATCAAACCCGCTGGCCTCCTGGAGTTTGCCAAGAAGCTGGAGAATTACATAGCCCAACGTGGAGAACAGATCAAATTCACCAAGCTGTGCCTCTATCAGAACTGGCTGGACCAAGATACCGTAACTGCTCAAGAGGCTCTTTGGCGGCTAAAAGCTATGTGCAGCATAGTCAGTGACACGTGGGATTCATCTCAGGCCTTAGCTGACTATATCAGTGTGATGTGAACTTATCTTCTAATAAAGCTGCCTAATCAATTTACCAGGATTCAGTTTTCCTAGGCAGGCGCAACTGTAACTGGGCTTACTTGAGTACGAACATACATTTTTATAATCAGTGTCAGCTAGGGAAAATAGTAACAGAATGCTTAATGGCTTAAGTGAATTATGGGAAATGGGTTGCAATAAAGTATCAGTATTATAAAAGGGGTGGTACTTTTTGCCAAAGTGTATTCAGTTGCCATCTTCCGATTACTTACTCCTATATAAGTCCCAGTGAACTCAgcacttctgaggagacatgaaCAGGATTGCAGTGTTATGACTTCCCCCGAACCTAAAAGGTCAAGGTTTCAGTaatgactaccgtgtttctccaaaagtaagacaccgtcttatatttatttttcctccaaaaaaacacactatggcttattttcaggggatgtattattttttcctcctcctgccacggctggcactgctgctgcgcctatcactatgtcttatttttggggtatggcttatattccttgaatgcttaaaaatcctgttacgtcttattttatggctacgtcttattttttgagaaacagggtaggtatgCAAAGGAAGACTGAACACTTCCATTTATAACAATCACCCCTAAAACTACTGTTACATAAGCTTCATAGGATGAGATGCTGACTCATTTAAGAGGTTGAGAGGTGAAGTCTTCCCACCAAGTTAAGCTCCACACTGCTGTACGAAGTATTGCAGTCTACATTTTATTTTACTCTATAAAAACAGGACAGTGATAACTGGCACATATGTTATCACTATCTTTTAAAGTCAATGCTGTGGAGAGACAATAAATAAGTTTAAGATACAGAAATACTTTGTCCCGGTACTTGTGAACTCAATTTTCTTTATGTGAATCTTCTGCCTggagaaaaaaaaaaggtatCAACCATCTGAGGTTCAAGTGAAAAAATAGACTTCTTTCTCCCATCTGCTTTGATTTTGAGGTGTCCAGATTCTATTTACACTAGGCCTTACCTCATTATCAGAATTAAAACAGAACTTTGATTACTATTTAACAGCAAGCAATTCCGTTTCAATAAATTGTATGTATATCCATTGTTCACTGTTATTCTTGAAAAAATAACTTTGTAGGCATgtctttaatttttttcatttttcacaacAAGTAACATGGTCCAAAGAGTGATAGACTAGCATGGGACCAATTCCATGATCAGAAGTGAACACTTTTCTGTTGCGGTCTTCCCATACATGCCAGGTTTCATAAACATAATTGTACTAATGCTCTGTGACCAACTGATTTGGCCTACCACTTTTGTAAAGGTAGCCTTTAAACACCAAAGATGATAATAGTTCTTCCACAGCATTAATGGGAGAAAAAAGTGTAACCTTAAATGTGGTGGATCAAGATAACAAATAACTTAAGTTTCAGAAAGTCAGCCCAAATCAATGGTCATGGTATCCCCCGTTGTTCTTCATGGGAATGATGGTGGAAGGTAAAGGTGACAGCAGCATCCCAGGCAGCCTTGAGGACTGTATCCTGGAGTCCACGTTTTTCAGCACAGTGGTTCCACTGGGATAAGTCAGAAGTGCAGTCAGACCCCTCTGGAGGTGGCCTAACTTGATGGCCATTCACACAGCGACGGCACTTGATCCTGCAACAAAGAGTGCATTGTGCTAACAAGGGCCAGAGCCTCTACGTAACTTATCTCCAGCT
The genomic region above belongs to Zootoca vivipara chromosome 7, rZooViv1.1, whole genome shotgun sequence and contains:
- the LRRC41 gene encoding leucine-rich repeat-containing protein 41 isoform X1 — encoded protein: MEANSAEEISDRNPLSLFELSGAAVSSAMGRVEREVWALPGPILKGILPLLNIYYLERIEETAVKKGLSTQPIWCKLWFDIMKTRPSRLESIKCWRKKFIETFFSNVLRGILDVSLHQRLNDPSFLPLLHTSRHVTQLTIYNMLEGVSELMAKHNQSVLENLAVSLTSLTFRHLLSSSLSTRQQLSLFLHRLIHHGAVNHLSMYSWPDPDPALLALILKMSAGVWHPGKTLLDQGNLCHLCREKCVDQSQKLDEEPCGSRPLFQRSESGQHNNSNLRNEKLLPSVPQESLLSFQDAVELARTSSETLKAPVGCRLGCNSRQSKMQQSSCSESYSAEEGPVTFIPAKTFQDVPTLEKYQKRRKAVRAKKRSCHQRSSKVPAESEDLYDFVFAIAREEEENTPCSERRNAKEEGSLASCSRLSEEAAGSSGTVCTEGTRSAGIPSLKTTGHFRSVSTLEVFSISLTRNTCQMLGNLLSSWVSLEKLVLSLNGLGPGIFSILSGLRALSRHSDYRLRVVRISDMFSHVPCMNLVHAFLSAVPLLQTLLVSFDLKTATERGRPEESWDSSPFEEEIPESHLEHLEIRFPREPLQTSLLVPVLKASRSLQSLSLDSVAISCPQEVGLLLQALKEYSPSLKKLSFHDVNLSGHSKEVLLLLQDPILQEITFSFCRLFENCTAELLSEIINVVKKNSTLKSLRLPGNRLGNHRLVALADIFSEDSSSSICHLDLSSNCIKPAGLLEFAKKLENYIAQRGEQIKFTKLCLYQNWLDQDTVTAQEALWRLKAMCSIVSDTWDSSQALADYISVM
- the LRRC41 gene encoding leucine-rich repeat-containing protein 41 isoform X2, yielding MKTRPSRLESIKCWRKKFIETFFSNVLRGILDVSLHQRLNDPSFLPLLHTSRHVTQLTIYNMLEGVSELMAKHNQSVLENLAVSLTSLTFRHLLSSSLSTRQQLSLFLHRLIHHGAVNHLSMYSWPDPDPALLALILKMSAGVWHPGKTLLDQGNLCHLCREKCVDQSQKLDEEPCGSRPLFQRSESGQHNNSNLRNEKLLPSVPQESLLSFQDAVELARTSSETLKAPVGCRLGCNSRQSKMQQSSCSESYSAEEGPVTFIPAKTFQDVPTLEKYQKRRKAVRAKKRSCHQRSSKVPAESEDLYDFVFAIAREEEENTPCSERRNAKEEGSLASCSRLSEEAAGSSGTVCTEGTRSAGIPSLKTTGHFRSVSTLEVFSISLTRNTCQMLGNLLSSWVSLEKLVLSLNGLGPGIFSILSGLRALSRHSDYRLRVVRISDMFSHVPCMNLVHAFLSAVPLLQTLLVSFDLKTATERGRPEESWDSSPFEEEIPESHLEHLEIRFPREPLQTSLLVPVLKASRSLQSLSLDSVAISCPQEVGLLLQALKEYSPSLKKLSFHDVNLSGHSKEVLLLLQDPILQEITFSFCRLFENCTAELLSEIINVVKKNSTLKSLRLPGNRLGNHRLVALADIFSEDSSSSICHLDLSSNCIKPAGLLEFAKKLENYIAQRGEQIKFTKLCLYQNWLDQDTVTAQEALWRLKAMCSIVSDTWDSSQALADYISVM